The Sulfitobacter sp. SK011 genome contains the following window.
TGATGATGATCCGCCCGCTTAGGGCTGACGCGTTGCCGAAATTGACCAACTTGCCACCAATCATGTGATATCACGTGAATTGCAATAGCGCCCAATCGTGCCGATATTATGAGCAGAGGAGGTGTGATTTCGCCTCTGTGATCTGCCTCCTTGTCCTTGAGAAATGGAAAAGGAGAGTGTCATGTACAAGCGTATTATCACTGCCGGTCTGCTGTTCGGGATGGCCTGCACAGGCCCGCCAGCCCATGCGATGACCTGTATGCCGCGCGCGGAATTGGTGTCAAAATTGACAACAGCATATACTGAAACCTTGACCGCGAGGGGGCTGCAGAACGCAAGATCCATCGTAGAAATTTGGGCATCCGCAGAAACCGGCAGCTATACAATCTTTGTCAGCCGGGCGGATGGGATCAGTTGTGTTCTCTCTGCTGGCACACATTGGCTTGCCGAAACGCCAGTCGCCACAAAAAAAGGTGCGGCAGGTTAAACGCGCCCTGAGTGCCGACGTGAACTGATGCGTCAACATCGTTGGCGCGTCAGGGATGTCCAGCGCAAGTGCTGTCAAACTTCATCCTGAACCGCGGTCCAGGTGCGGGGGCCTCTGAAAAGCCGGCGGTCAGGTACATGGCCTGCGCCGCCTTATTTTCCGGGTGCGTGCCAACCATCATGTACCGACAGCCCTGCCGCTTTGAGTGATCAATCGCAGCCGTAATCAACTTTTGCCCGATGCCCTGCCCCCGCGCCGAAGGCTTAACGAACAGATGGTGCATATCCATGCCACGCACACCAAACTGAAGCTGCGTCAAAGGACATAATGCAGCGTAGCCCAAAAGGTTTTCTGACTGCTCCGCTACGATCAGCGTGATCCATGGGGTGTCGCCCAAAGTGTCGCGCTTGAGCGCATCAAGCGTCAATGTCGACGTATCGTGATGATGGGCGGCAAGCACATGGATCATGGGCAGAACATCGGGCAGCTCTTTGGCCTCGGCCAATCGGATGGATACATCAGGCATGTCAGTCTTTCTAACTGTGCACCAAAGACGACAAAGGCCGCGCGATGGCGGCTTGGGTAAGTTAATACAGGAAAAGGGTGCCGCGTTCAGGTGAAGCGGCGTTAATAACGCGCGATTTTCAAGGCGTTGATCATCGCGACAGGATGCCGCGAAGTTTTGCGTTCGTCAACTCGCCAACATCCGCAGGCCCTGCGTCACATCCGACCGCACGGCAAGCCGCAAACCCGGTTCATCCCCGGCCCGCAATGCCGCTATGATCAGACGGTGAAACTGTGGTGGCTCAGTCTGGCGAAGACGGCCATAAAGGGCGCGCATGGTTGGACCCATCTGCAACCACACGGTCTCAGCCATTGCCAACATCGCGGGGGCCTGCGCGCGCAGATACAAGGTGCGGTGAAACTCCAGGTTCGTGCGAATATAACTGACCGCATCGCGATGGGCGACCGCTTCGGCCACGGCACCGTTGATGGTTTGCAACCGTTCAATCAACGCCATATGCGCACGCGGCAATGCGCGGCTGGCAAGCTCTACTTCGATCAACGCCCGCAAGGCGGCCAGTTCCTCGATCCGTTCATTGCTCAGCTCAGGCGTCGAAATGCGACCCGACGAGGAAATGGTAAGCGCCCCTTCTGCCGCCAACCTGCGCACAGCCTCGCGCGCTGGCGTCATCGACACGTCGAATTGTTTGCCGATACCGCGCAGGGTCAGCGCGTGCCCTGGCGGCAGATCGCCGTGCATGATCCGGCTACGCAGTCGACGATATACAAGGTCATGCGCAGGAATGGTGGTGTCAAGCGGGCGCGGTGTCAGGTTCATGCCAAAGGTGTGATCACAAATGCAGGCGGGGTCAAGCGGCCCAAATCTGCAGCCCTGCTTTGGCACGCACAAAAGCTGTCGTTTCAATTTGTAGTATCGCGACACCCGTTCGGCGAAAATCTGCCCACACGGATAACACCACTTTGAGGTTTAGCATAAATCATAGATGTTCCGCCCGGAGGCGAGTCAGGTCATGTCCGCCACGAAACAGAAGATTCTTCGGGGGGAATATGAGCGTGAAACACGCCCGTCGGCCAGTGGGCCTGTCCATTTTGTGCGCTGCACTTCTTTTCATCGCCGCATGTTCAACACCATCTCAAAACGTACCGTCACTGTCATCGGTGGAACTTGATCCACAACGTCAACAATTGGCGCTGATGGAAGTTCAGCAACTCCAGTCAAAAGGCAGCCGGGTTTGGTGTGTGCCGTTTGCCCGCAACGTCAGTGGCGTGCAGATTCGCGGCAATGCGAATACATGGTGGGGCAAAGCCACCGGGATTTATGACAAGGGCAAACAACCTCTGGTCGGGGCTGTCATGGCGTTTCGCAAAACCAGCAAACTGCCAATGGGCCATGTTGCCGTCGTGTCCGAAGTTGTATCAGAGCGCGAAATTCG
Protein-coding sequences here:
- a CDS encoding GNAT family N-acetyltransferase; this encodes MPDVSIRLAEAKELPDVLPMIHVLAAHHHDTSTLTLDALKRDTLGDTPWITLIVAEQSENLLGYAALCPLTQLQFGVRGMDMHHLFVKPSARGQGIGQKLITAAIDHSKRQGCRYMMVGTHPENKAAQAMYLTAGFSEAPAPGPRFRMKFDSTCAGHP
- a CDS encoding GntR family transcriptional regulator, which encodes MNLTPRPLDTTIPAHDLVYRRLRSRIMHGDLPPGHALTLRGIGKQFDVSMTPAREAVRRLAAEGALTISSSGRISTPELSNERIEELAALRALIEVELASRALPRAHMALIERLQTINGAVAEAVAHRDAVSYIRTNLEFHRTLYLRAQAPAMLAMAETVWLQMGPTMRALYGRLRQTEPPQFHRLIIAALRAGDEPGLRLAVRSDVTQGLRMLAS
- a CDS encoding CHAP domain-containing protein — encoded protein: MSVKHARRPVGLSILCAALLFIAACSTPSQNVPSLSSVELDPQRQQLALMEVQQLQSKGSRVWCVPFARNVSGVQIRGNANTWWGKATGIYDKGKQPLVGAVMAFRKTSKLPMGHVAVVSEVVSEREIRVDHANWKRNKVSLKMDVIDVSENNDWSAVRLKSQPTAFGSVYPITGFIYPE